The following is a genomic window from Spirochaetota bacterium.
AACCTCTCGATCATACTCATCGACATCGACGATTTCAAGCTCGTGAACGACAATTTCGGCCATCAGACCGGCGACCTGGTGCTGCAGGTCATCTCCTCGTCGATTCTCAAGGCGTGCAGGAGTCACGACACGGTGGCCCGGTACGGCGGCGAGGAATTCGGGGTGATACTGCCGGAGACCGACGCGGACAAGGCGGTCGCGGTGGCAAAGCGCATTCAGGAGACGATCTTCGCTCACCATTTTAAAAACGTGACGTACCCGGTCACGGTATCGATAGGCGTGGCGGTATATCCCGCGAACGGGCATGAAGCGGCCGACCTGATACATAACGCGGACGTGGCGCTCTACGTGAGCAAACGGGCGGGGAAAAACAGGTATACCCTCTACGGCGAAGACGCGCAGAAAAAATGCTAGCACTTTTCAGTGCCGGGCCCGGCGCCTTCTACGCATGAGCGGTCGTAATCCTCCAAGACGCGGTAAATCTCCCAGAATGAATAAAAAAGCGTAAGCAGAAGCGGGCCCACGATCACACCGGGCAGGTTGAACGCCTGGATGCTTCCAAGGAGGAGGAAGAAGAATATCAGCGGATGAAACGCCAGCTTGTCTCCCAGGAGTTTTGGTTTCAGCAGGTTTTCAAGGAGCATGTATCCCGAGAAGCACCAGGTCCCCACAAACACCCCCCAGAACACGTTCCCGGAAATTACCAGGGCGGCCGCTGCCGGCATCCAGATTATCGAGGTTCCCACTACCGGTATAAGAGAGAGAATCGCGGCGATGCTTCCCCATAGCAGGGGGGCGGCGAGCCCGGCGACACCGAATCCGACCCCGAGCAGAATTCCCTGCAGCACCATGATGAGCATGTTGCCCACCATTAATACCTTTATGACTTCCTTGAGCCGGCTCACGACGCTTTTTTCAATATCGCTTGGAAACGGCATCAGCTTGTAAAACAGGGCTCCAAAGCGTTTCCCCTCGGTGAAGAGAAAATAGAGAATGAGGAACATGAAAAAGAAATTTACCGTAAAGCGTATCGAAAAACTCAGCACGTCCGTGAGGTTTGAAAAGAGGGCCAGGGACGCGCTTTGCAGCACCTCCGCGGTTTTTTTCACCAGCTCCCCTTCGGTGATATTGAGAAACGCATAGGCGGTTTTCATGATCTCGCTTTTATGAAGAAAATCGTCGAATATTTTCGGATCGAATTGTTTCTGGATATATTGGTAAAATTCAAAGCTCTGGTTGGCAAGGGTGAACAGCAGCAGGAACGCGGGTACCATCACGACTACAAAAAGGAGCACAATGAGCAGGGAAGAACTGAGCCAGGATTTCTTCAGCACGCGAAGCATCGCGTCATGTATCGGCTTCAGGGAAACGTAAAGGACGAATGCGAAAAGGAAAGGCCAGAAGTAATAGCGGAAAATGAACGCGAGGCCTATGATCACGGAGACGAAAAGCGCAAGGAAGAGAAGCTTTAACCGCTTGTTGCGCTGGATGAGAAGATATGAATCTTTCTTTACCATGGGTTGAAATTCGACCGGCACGGGGTCGCCCCCATGCCGGTCTTTGATAAAATTACTTCGTGAGATAATGAGATAAATCGGTCGCTATCTTACTGATAGCATGATCCAGATATTCGTCGTCCGAGATTCTTTTCCGGTATTCGTCGATCTTCCGGGGATCTCCTCTAATCTTACCCTGTTTTATCTCACGCTCATCCTTGTTCATGAGACGCTTCATAAGAACACCCCTCTGCTTAAGGCCATCCTGCTCCTCCATGAACAGGACTCGCGGCCTTATTAGTATATTCGGCACGTTAAGGGGAAAAAATAAGCGATTTATCCACCGGATGTCGGTTCAGCGGAATATGTCTTCGATCCATTCCGCCTGGCCGTCAAGGATGGAAATCATGTCGAATCTGCATTCAATATCGGCGGAATAGAGGCCGGGGTGTGAGCATAAATACTGGTTGGCGATGAGCTTGAGGGTGTTTTTTTTCCGGCGGCTGATCGAGTAAAGAGGGCCTCCGAATTGTGTGGAATTGCGGCTTTTAACCTCGAAGAATACCAGCAGGTTGTCCCTGGTCGCGATGATGTCTATTTCACCCAGCCGCCCCGATCGGTAGTTGCGTTCGAGGGTTGTGAAGCCGCGCGACTGGATGAGCTCGAACGCCGCATCCTCCCCGGCGTTCCCTACCTCCCTGTTGTGTGCACCCATGGCCCTGGGTTAGAGTACGTCCATGAGGTTGACGCCGGCCTCCTTGTCGTCAAGCACCTTGGCTATATAGAGGGTTGAGTCGTCGAGCAGGTTTTTGATGATGAGGTCGTTAATTCTCCGCCGCTCGGCGTCGAAGATGAGCTTGACGAGCGGTCGCAGCGGCTTTTTATTCACGGACCCTATAACCAGGCCCACACTGCCGTCATTCAACTCGACTATCGATCCTATCGGATAAACCGACATGAGCGACACGAATACACGCAGGATCACCGGGTCGAATTTGTTTACACCGCTCGAAAGCAGGTTGCGCATCGCGTGATATGAAGAGTGTTTGCCGCGATAGCTCCTGCTGGATATCTGCGCCTCGTAGGAATCGGCTATGGCCGATATACGGGCGTATTCGTCGATCTGGTTTCCCTTGAGCCCTCGCGGGTATCCCTTGCCGTCGAACTGTTCGTGGTGCTGCAGGCTTACCAGGGCGCTCTTTTCCTTCATCTTACCAAGCTGCTTGAGCAACCGGTAGCCGTGCAGCGGATGCGTCTTGATCAGGTTGAATTCGTGATCGCTGAGGTTGGATTGCTTGTATGCGATATACGCGGGCATTTTCACCATGCCCGTATCGATAAGCATGGTTCCCATTGCCAGCTCTTTCAGCTTATCGGGCGTATATTTCAGGGCCCGGCCTATTAGAAGCGAGTAAAAGGTCACATTCACCGAGTGGGTAACCAGGTAGTTCTTGCCTTCTTCCAGGCCCGCGAGAAAGAGAAACACATTCTGGTCTTCCTCGAGCATTTTCATGATAGTGCGTATCGTCGTGTCAATCGAATCGAGCGGGAAGACTTCATCGCTTTTTATGGCGCTGTAGACATCACTTACTACCCTGCTCGCGTCGCGGTGCAATTCGAGCAGGCGCTTGCGTTTAAGAAGGAGGCTGCTGTAATCGTCGACGATTTTTTTCGCGTCGAGCGAGATGGTGACCTCGTTCCGGATGGTCGCGCCCGGGGCTGCGTCTGCGACCACGTTTCCCGCGGTTTCGATTTCAGATATTCCCCATTTCATGAGGCGCTTGATGTCGCTTTCCTTTATGGAAACGTTTGCTCCCACCAGCATATTGCTGCTGTCGATATATACGGGCTTATCGAACCTCATTCCGGGTCTAAGCTCCTCGACCAGGATCTTCTTCATCTCAGTCATGCCTGAATTTCCGTCCCCCGATTTTTTCCCTGAATTCTTCGTTTACCCGGTAACAATACGCCAGGACCTCGGCAACCGCCTTGAACAGGGATTCCGGTACCGGTGTACCCGGCTTCAACACCGAAAGCACCTCAGCCAGGTCTGGGTCCCTGCGGATCACCACCCCGTGTTTTTCCGCCAACGCCATAAGGCTTTCCGCGAGACGGCCCCTCGCGGCCGCGATGACCTCTGGAAATCCATGTTCCGGATCGTACCCAAGCGCGGCGGCTTTTTTAATCACCTCTTTCATGCCTTCACATCCAGCGAAGCCATCTGCTCCAGGTTCGACCGGTATGCCTCCAGGTCCCTTCGCGCATCGGCCACAAGAAGGAAACTGACAAGGGGCCGCTTACCCGCAACCGATCCCAGCGAGTCGGATAACGCGTCCCTATGCTTCTCGAATATTTGCCTCACCGCATCGCTTTCACAAAACACGCGTGCGATAATATCGTGTCCCGTTTCGCGCATTATCACCTCGATATGCCCGGCCCCCGTAAGATCCATTGAGAGCGCCAGGGAGCTTCCTTTTACGAGAACGCGTACCGGAGGGGTATTGTCATCAAGAAGAGGGAGCTCTCTATAGAAGCAGTCCTCGCCGACCCTAACAAAGCGTCCGCTCAAGGCGCTCACAAGATCGCCCAGCAAATCGGTACCCATTCCGCTATGCGCTTGGAAAACCTCCTCGATTTCCAGCGTAAAGTTCTTTATTTCAGCCTCAAACGGACCTTCTTCCCCCCGATCCGTCGGTTGGGAAGCATGCCCGGGAACATTTCTACCCGATTTTCGATACAATTGGGCTAAAAATGTTTCCGCATAAATTATTAAACTACCATCATGGACGGCAAAAAGTGAAGAAAAAAAATTAATAAATTCCCGTTTTATTCCCAATTTCCTCATACGGGAAAGCAGACCCGGCAGCCCGGAACCCTGTCCCTCACGCCGACCCCCCAGTCCCAGGATAGCCGCATTAAACGCAAAAA
Proteins encoded in this region:
- a CDS encoding HD-GYP domain-containing protein, translated to MTEMKKILVEELRPGMRFDKPVYIDSSNMLVGANVSIKESDIKRLMKWGISEIETAGNVVADAAPGATIRNEVTISLDAKKIVDDYSSLLLKRKRLLELHRDASRVVSDVYSAIKSDEVFPLDSIDTTIRTIMKMLEEDQNVFLFLAGLEEGKNYLVTHSVNVTFYSLLIGRALKYTPDKLKELAMGTMLIDTGMVKMPAYIAYKQSNLSDHEFNLIKTHPLHGYRLLKQLGKMKEKSALVSLQHHEQFDGKGYPRGLKGNQIDEYARISAIADSYEAQISSRSYRGKHSSYHAMRNLLSSGVNKFDPVILRVFVSLMSVYPIGSIVELNDGSVGLVIGSVNKKPLRPLVKLIFDAERRRINDLIIKNLLDDSTLYIAKVLDDKEAGVNLMDVL
- a CDS encoding YraN family protein; the protein is MGAHNREVGNAGEDAAFELIQSRGFTTLERNYRSGRLGEIDIIATRDNLLVFFEVKSRNSTQFGGPLYSISRRKKNTLKLIANQYLCSHPGLYSADIECRFDMISILDGQAEWIEDIFR
- a CDS encoding AI-2E family transporter, whose translation is MVKKDSYLLIQRNKRLKLLFLALFVSVIIGLAFIFRYYFWPFLFAFVLYVSLKPIHDAMLRVLKKSWLSSSLLIVLLFVVVMVPAFLLLFTLANQSFEFYQYIQKQFDPKIFDDFLHKSEIMKTAYAFLNITEGELVKKTAEVLQSASLALFSNLTDVLSFSIRFTVNFFFMFLILYFLFTEGKRFGALFYKLMPFPSDIEKSVVSRLKEVIKVLMVGNMLIMVLQGILLGVGFGVAGLAAPLLWGSIAAILSLIPVVGTSIIWMPAAAALVISGNVFWGVFVGTWCFSGYMLLENLLKPKLLGDKLAFHPLIFFFLLLGSIQAFNLPGVIVGPLLLTLFYSFWEIYRVLEDYDRSCVEGAGPGTEKC